A genomic window from Nicotiana sylvestris chromosome 11, ASM39365v2, whole genome shotgun sequence includes:
- the LOC104217231 gene encoding acetylajmalan esterase-like, with amino-acid sequence MASLVLPSFFLPLSFLAFAYAANNNSSTIPNTSPYEFIFHVGDSLADTGNLVRLPNANTTYRADHYPYGRNYFGEPTGRFSDGRLTIDYIAKALNLRLLKPYLQKEAKFSHGVNFAVGGSTVLRSPYYETRNISMPTYNRSLKVQHGWLTTYLKATCYTLQNCSKVLGKSLFMFGEIGGNVYYQAFSQGKSIEEVKTYVPYIAKAIVKDYDEFGCLKSCNEFAMYHSDYLERALSILKLEYPDVAIHYGDHYGSFKSILECPGHFGFHKKSILKACCGIGGPYSYNEDRVCGTYEVPSRSDSAKYLHWDGIHLTEEAYYYVAENLIRVILAKEFQCLQ; translated from the exons ATGGCTTCTTTAGTTCTACCTTCTTTTTTCCTACCTCTATCTTTCTTAGCTTTTGCTTATGCTGCTAATAATAATAGCTCAACAATCCCCAATACTAGTCCTTATGAATTCATTTTCCATGTTGGAGATTCGCTTGCAGATACAGGAAACTTAGTCCGCTTACCGAATGCAAATACAACTTACCGTGCAGATCATTATCCTTATGGTCGAAATTATTTTGGTGAACCTACTGGTAGATTTTCTGATGGTCGTCTTACTATAGACTATATTGCTAAGGCTCTTAACCTTCGACTTCTCAAACCTTACTTGCAAAAAGAAGCTAAATTTAGCCATGGTGTAAATTTCGCAGTAGGAGGATCTACAGTATTAAGAAGCCCTTATTATGAAACTAGAAATATTAGCATGCCTACCTACAACAGGTCACTTAAAGTTCAACATGGCTGGTTGACCACCTACCTAAAAGCCACATGTTACACTCTACAAAATTGTTCTAAAGTTCTTGGAAAGTCTCTTTTTATGTTCGGTGAAATTGGAGGAAATGTCTATTACCAAGCATTTTCACAGGGGAAATCCATTGAAGAAGTTAAAACTTATGTCCCATATATAGCCAAAGCCATTGTAAAAG ATTACGATGAGTTTGGATGTTTGAAATCCTGCAATGAGTTTGCCATGTATCACAGTGATTATTTGGAGAGGGCTCTATCTATACTAAAACTTGAATATCCAGATGTTGCTATTCATTATGGAGATCACTATGGTTCTTTTAAATCAATTCTGGAATGCCCGGGCCATTTTGGATTCCATAAAAAATCAATACTCAAAGCATGCTGTGGAATTGGAGGTCCATATAGTTATAACGAGGATAGAGTTTGTGGAACATATGAAGTTCCTAGTCGCTCTGATTCTGCAAAATATTTGCATTGGGATGGCATCCATCTTACAGAAGAAGCATATTATTATGTCGCAGAGAACCTCATCCGTGTCATCTTAGCTAAAGAATTTCAATGTCTGCAGTAG